CAATTTAAATTTGGTTCGGATTAATTTAATTTCACGCAATTATAATGGATATGTTTATAGACAAATGTAAGTATACATGTTTAGTGTCTTAATGCAGaagatattatttataataataattctgtcatTCAGGcttcagaaaataaaatacaaaactttCTAATGAGCTATGCAGTATGctgcacacatttttatttgtaaataaatcaGTGACAGAtttttgtaaatacatatttttaatcaactttttttttttgtttaacattgtaatggaattattattttctgtgaaGCATGGAATGAGCCGATCTAAAACAGGAAGGTCCCagctgtgattattattattattatttatttatttgcagacgcccttatcgagggcgacttacaatttttacaagataacacattatttttgtgcacattattttgtacatacaattacccattaatacaggtgggtttttactggagcaatctaggtaaagtaccttgctcaagggtacagcagaagtgtcccccacctgggattgaacccacgaccctccggtcaggagtccagagccctaaccactactccacactgctgccccaattaaaccacaatgcaaagagtGACAGTAATGAAGTCTGTGAATCAGGTTTAGAATTTGTAGGGTTGCGCTgcttttagatcattaaaatagactcttCTGATTGGATTATTTCAAACCTGTAAATTGAGCAACATGCACATTAATCATATTATACCACCAGATGGTGATAAAACCAAAGGCATGGCTTTACTATCTTACACAAATGCCTTGGTGTAACTTTTGAGACACGTAGCCATACTAACAGTAGAGTTTTATGAAAGTAATCTATGGAAGATATACAGAAATTAAATaaggttctattattattattattattattatataacagaCATACAGGAAATACCTATTGAGTATAGACCATATTTTTAACAtgtgaaaacactatttaaacaatgtgtttattattacatacaattacccatttatagagttgggtttttactggagcaatctaggtaaagtaccttgctcaagggtacagcagcagtgtcccccacctgggattgaacccacaaccctccggtcaagagtccagagccctacccactacttcacactgctgccctatagtctCAGTCACAGCAGATCTCCCAGATCCCTTTCTTCCATTGGATCTACCCAGACTCCTGACAATATTTTCAAAGCCACCTTTTAAAGACTGTATGGCACTGTAAGCAGGTGTGCATGGATATTAATCTCAAATTTATGTAGTTAAATCcagttttttttccttcagaaGAGGTCTTCACGGGGACCCGAGACCCGACCTGGACCTGAACATGTTTCGGGTAGAAAAGTGTTATGCAAAACTGgtcgggtttgggtcgggtcTATTCAATTAATCTTAATGTCTTGCAGTGTATCTCATCtccataatgcaaaaaaaaaagctttgctaatgtttttttttttttttctttactgcaacAGAACATAGTTGCTACACAACTCTTGTAAAACATTAATGATTAACAGAAAAACTTTGAAAAGCCATAGGAATAATGGTTATTAGCAAGATCATGGCTGTATCACTTCTTCCTCGTTATGGACAAATATTATCTCACACACATCTTGCCGCTCCTGTCCCTGGCAGCCTCTGTGCGGCTTGGCGCCACAGACACATCACATAGGaatcaactgtttaaataatatagcTGTAATTTTTCTTAGCATTGTTaccatcctgacaacgttttactcttataactttaaagtctgtttcaaagttcttttctAGTGCACTTATAGTGTgtggattattgcccacattgtcaatcaggtaacacagcaataacaatcaatgttgtggtatggaacagaaaagccaaagcccttttttttttttattgctctacCTGCAGTGAGGACAGATCTTAAACTCCAGTgcgagcggccattttgaaaatgtcAAGAATACTTAAATAGTGTGGTCCCCCAGtgactcacctggtagaagcacagcctcGTGGTGCgctgggtgagtcatacagcgcagggtcacatcctggctgtgcgaagtaggctgGTCTTCGCTGGGTTCTCCGAAGGGAGCGTTTTATTGGCCCAGgggctcctgtgggttagggaggtaaaaccggcagggactgtttctcctcatcgctctgcaTCGAACCCTGCTGGGCAGGCGCCTAGCGAGGTCAGAGCAGACATCCTCTCTAAAGGTCCTGGGTgcaaaaggaagctggcttggtcatgggatcggaggacgcccactgaatcatcgggtctcctgagccatgttgGGAATTggtgcggtgaggagaaaagcgattgggcattccaaattgggtttAAATCAGgggaaaaattataattggacacactaaattttgaaaaaaatggggaGAGTGCTTTGGAGCACGTGGGAGATTATTAACCTTTTTCCAGTAAAATATGAATAAGGGCGAACAGTTGAGACTGGGTGCTATTTTGAGCATGTATGGTATATTTCTCATTAACAACGCACATAttgagggtcctcataatcgcaTAACCGATTATGAGGACTGAGggtcctcattattattattattattatttatttcttagcagacgcccttatccagggcgacttacaattgttacaagatatcacattatacattatttcacattatacagatatcacattattttacatacaattacccatttatacagttgggttttactggagcaatctaggtaaagtaccttgctcaagggtacaacagcagtgtcccccactggagattgaacccacaaccctccggtcaagagtccagagccctaataaTCGAAAGGTTAACGTATTTGTACAAAATCGAGAGTTTACCAAATTATtgccaaatactgtacatttcaaagcGTCTACAGGAGACATGGTGCACTGTGTGATAAATGTTTGGTAAAGATTgtgcaaaaaaacacattaccgtCCTTTTTAAACGAGGACCCTAAAAATGGCACCATATTTTcaaacttaataaaataaatttatgcctgttttgttttcttggcTAGTTAAAAAGAGTGAGCTAGGAAGTTCCTGTCCTTACCCAATATGTGATTTTCCACATATGATTTAAGGTTTTGATGAATCCAAAAGAAAATGGGAAAATAGATtacaatgtcaaaataaatgtgtttcacaAACATTAGCTTCCAGTGGGAAGTATAAACAATATCAGCCTTTTAATCAACTTGTAACACCGGGAAGGACATATAATGGGGTGGCTGCTGAGATCCTGTGAGATAAGTCACTGGAAATGCAGGAAAATAAAGAGAAAATCCCACTTGAGGTGcagataaaaaatatacaaaagcaGTGTTGTCTGCTGTGCCAACTGCCACTCCGAATGTATTACAACTACAACGatttattgtttttcttctaGTCAGGGTTTTGAAAGGAGTAGTGGTGATAGTTTTTATAGACATTCCAAGTGATTGAAATGCAACTGAATTAATTTTTATCATACAGAGCAAAGGCCACTTGACaatcacagtatgttttttttttttttcaaaaactgtcTTTGTGGTGTCAGGAGCTGAAATACATTCTCAAGATTTGGCTGAGAAAGGTGTCTGTGGGTTTTAACCAGAATCATTTCAGAATGCAATACATTGTTCAGATCATGGACTCCAAAAAAAGTTAATTCATTCTTTGACAATATGTATACTTGTAGATGCATGCATGCAACTGTTTGTATTTGCAGGACTTTAACCATGATTTCAAAATGTGAAAGGTTTAATAATTAATGACATTTTATTATTCTTGGGTCAAGAAATGGGATGAACGATTTGAATGTGTCAACAACAGACCTGGATTGAATTATGCTGTCAAGTTTATTTACAAAATCAATGTTTTAAATGAAAGATACAGTTTATACCATTGTTCCAGAAAACACAAAGCAAGTAATAAATACCAAGTGTACAATAAATACAGCCACATATTCACAAAATGTATAATGTCTTTCCACAAGGTATCAGGTCAGTAGAATGTATTTTACTTCAAAATGTATGGTCTTCTTGGTTTGTTAATATGCAACTGTCTTTTCAAAAGGTAAGGTGATTTCCTCTTTAATATCTCCTCGTTCTTATAGTTTGAATGATCCTGATCCCGGTCTTGGGTTTTCTGAAGTAACAAGAAATGAAGAACaaaaacatataaacatataaacattAATACCTGCAGCCTCGCCCCTTCAAGCACCCAGGAAGTGTACTAAGAACACCCTGCAGTGggttattgcacttataaaatggctacatttttttttttttttagtaattacacaaactagcttttttaaggaagAAAATAAGATATATATTATGTATCTATAttgtttgattgtaacatattttgtccctttttttttatttgccataaacattacattgaaaattgccatttatagtaaaattTTTCGACATTAAATaacatttgtgaattgaaagcagactgatttcccacatctgagggaggattcatggaacagccaaacactgcactgcactggcactcgagGGATGGGCTTccgagtgtgttttttttttttttttttgtaagaaatgatcctactcaggctttgaggtcttcaagagaagctgaccaataatttctgaggctgttttcacaccgatgctggtaaccggcataatttccctagattgtaaaccagcattagatgatatgtggactaaacgacttccgtgtcagtttgcgcagtgccgcagtccttcccaTAGTAATATTAATcaatcaggtaagtaagttggtctatgatgtcatagccgtgcagtatgtgatcttgttcagccaatcacagcacttaatttatccaagccattttataaaaaattaaatagtatatactttttttttcaaattattgctacttatagttactttttttttcaaccaacTGCACATTTTTGGATGTCCAACTGAATAGCTGTGCCCACCTCCTGTAATAAATAAAGATATAATTTGAAGGTAAAACAGTGTAGTGTTATTACACATTGCCTCATAGCTAATCTTAAAGGATTGGGTCCTAATAGATAAAAATGATATTCACCAACATGGCTAGGTCCCATTGTATACCCTCACCAtcctctgtgtaaagaagtgtcacCTACACTGTCCTAAGTCCAATTAATTTCCTCGTTACTGTATTGTGCATAAAGTATTTGTTAGGGTCAACTTTGCCAACTTCTTTGTTTTATGCTAAATTAATTCAGTTCCCTCAACCtttcttcatagctcattcctttaagtctCAGAATTAGACCACAATTTATTTTAGGTAATGTGGTGATcagaattgaacacagtattcaAAGTGCTGTCTCACTTGTGGTTTATACAACCCCATTATCTAATTTGTCTAATTTAGTGTACAAATAACTAGTTCCACACTATATAAAGTTTTACATCAGTCTGTCTGGGAGGACTGTTTTTTATGTGTTATCGTAAGCAATACAAATGTTAAGATGGTATTTTATTTTCTGGGATTTATGATACAttagggagaaaacaaaaaaagcaacaatTGATTTTATGTTAATGTACTCCACAATTCTCCTAGTTCACATTGACCTGAAACAACatattaaatattaagcttgtCAGGCAAGCTGTGGGAAATTGGTGCCAATGTCAAAAACCTGTCATAAATTCGAAACGCATTTTAAACTTGCTGCGTAATGCATGTTTAGAAACCAGTTAGATAATACCCATCACTCAACCTATTTATATCAATAGAGGACATTAGATGGGCATGTGGCCACCTTGAGTGGGTTTTAAAAAAGCAAGATATTACTTATATATATGTAATagtacaaatactgtatttattttatttatttattttaccagatatactgtatttattaaaaatgactgCTGTTTGGAAAATACAAAATCAGTTTATTTAGTTATTGAGAGACCTATGTGTAGAAAACTATAAAATGTTAAACCATTTGGTATAGACTATCAGCTGTTTGTCAGTGCTGAAGATTTTTTCAAGTTGAATTGATAAGCAAGGGCATACGATATGTGGCACCGAATTGGGGTTTAATTGGGAGGTGGAATGGGGGAATCAGTCCTACAATATGTAGCTTTTTCTCAAAGCAAGCTTTGTTGATTTAGGCCACAGTACAGCTAcagccaacagttttgcatcacttagaattttaggattgagacataattttataccagtctaccagaagccataatagtagtaccgtattttatgttagattttgaaatgtatatggaaaactacaaagtggtatgtaattcaaaatgttaatgtaacattatccagcatgttttattcaactttatgaagcaaaatgtgttaattctataggatgatgcaaaacctgTGACCATAGCTATACAACTGAAACTTGCAAAATACCTTAATTCAAATAGTGGTCAAATGTAGAGCTATGCTGTCAAATATCCACACTTGAGCTGGCCACATTATAAAACATTTGAATTCTAAATGTAATTGGGACTAACTGTATGTTAGTGTTCATGAGGCTGTCAGGCCATACTGTACTAAATGACCCTGGACAATTCACACATCAAATAGCTTGTGTTGTATAAAGAATAAAATTTTAATTGTCTTGCTGGAGGACATATAGCAATTATAATGCCTTTAGGTTTGAAGTGCAATTTTGATTAAGGTTAGGAATATGTTTTTTATGCAAAagtaaaatgttacaaaacaagtaacacATTAAATGTTAATTTAAGGACCCCAAAGTATGTTGTTTGTTATGTATCTTGTAACATGCTTGTAACAGTTGTATTCCCCTTTCACAAAAATTATGCTTTTGGCATTTTGGTGTAAAACCCTTGATAAATGTGGTCCATTGGCATTTATTAAAGTGTGACCCCATTTTACTCTGAAAGGAACACAATAATACCagaattataaaacattttacaaacaaacagcaacggtttcatgaaaatgttgtttccgTAAGTAGTGAGTATGAAGTCATGTAAGATAATAAAATAAGTCAGCAATTAGTCTCTATAATGAAAATAACTTAAATTGTGATGAAGAAGAGGAGCTACATATATTAACatatactactttttttttttatttacacccTGGCACATTCGTATACTAATTGTGTTTAAAGTAAACACTATTTGCAATTCAGTATGTACAATAGCTGTGTTTTGTAATAGAAAAGTACTTATTTCTTACCTCCATTGGCTGTAATGTTCTACTGTTACAGATCTTTATGAGTTGATAAGCTGCCTCTAATGCCCCCAAACTGAAGCTATCTGGAAGTGTTGAAAAGTGTTCCCTTGAGATGATCCCTTCTTCATCATTGCTCCATGCATCTTCCCCTCCGCTATTCAAGTTATTTAGAAGCCTGCACATGTTGAGCAGTGCCACCTTCCAATGGGGGAACCTCTGTTTATTCACCTGTAGTCATAAACCATACGCCATGCATTAGATTAATTATATATGATAAACCTGGAATGCATTTGCTGTCAACATTTGATTAATTATATATGATAAACCTGGAATGCATTTGCTGTCAACATTTAACAAAATCAGCTTTTAAGTGTTAATGGAAACTTTTTTTCCATTCCACTAGTTGTATGAAATTTCCCTTTACTTTTGTAAATTAGTTTTCAGAAAGAAAACATAAGGAATTGACATAATCCACTTCTTGTTGTAAAAGATACTACTAGTGTGTATTTGGTAAGTCAGTACAATATATAACAAATTTACCAATGCGGATCAATTCTATTAACACAGTAGCGTCACAAGTTTTGGTGCTTTTGTTGCCCTTTAGTACAGTGTCATTGCATAAGA
Above is a window of Acipenser ruthenus chromosome 14, fAciRut3.2 maternal haplotype, whole genome shotgun sequence DNA encoding:
- the nts gene encoding neurotensin/neuromedin N; translated protein: MRTQLICLVMLFLAYDGVCSDLDQEMKALEVDLLKSLYTSKVNKQRFPHWKVALLNMCRLLNNLNSGGEDAWSNDEEGIISREHFSTLPDSFSLGALEAAYQLIKICNSRTLQPMEKTQDRDQDHSNYKNEEILKRKSPYLLKRQLHINKPRRPYILK